A window from Brachyhypopomus gauderio isolate BG-103 chromosome 6, BGAUD_0.2, whole genome shotgun sequence encodes these proteins:
- the stmn2b gene encoding stathmin-2b — MAKTAIAYKEKMKELSLVSLICSCFYPDAHNKIMAEFEDMKVKPINKRASGQAFEVILKPPSPMSDGMYSIASLPKKRDVSLEDIQKKLEAAEDRRKSQEAQVLKALAEKREHERDVLLKAMEENSQFSKMAEEKLTIKMEHNDKKRKALLTAMLDRLQERERHAQIVRRNKELREELTA, encoded by the exons ATGGCTAAAACCGCAATCG CTTACAAAGAGAAGATGAAGGAGCTGTCCCTCGTCTCCCTCATCTGCTCCTGCTTTTACCCAGATGCCCACAATAAGATTATGGCTGAGTTTGAAG ACATGAAGGTCAAGCCCATTAACAAGCGAGCTTCTGGACAAGCGTTCGAGGTGATCCTGAAACCACCGTCGCCCATGTCGGATGGGATGTACAGCATTGCATCACTCCCCAAGAAGAGGGACGTCTCCCTGGAGGACATACAGAAGAAACTTGAGGCAGCTGAGGATCGGAGGAAA TCTCAGGAGGCCCAGGTGCTGAAGGCCCTGGCTGAGAAGCGTGAGCATGAGCGGGACGTGCTGCTCAAAGCCATGGAGGAGAACAGCCAGTTCAGCAAGATGGCCGAGGAGAAGCTCACCATCAAGATGGAGCACAACGACAAGAAGCGCAAGGCTCTCCTCACGGCCATGCTGGATCGCCTGCAGGAACGG gagaggcATGCCCAGATCGTACGCAGAAACAAAGAGTTGCGGGAAGAGCTGACTGCATGA
- the hey1 gene encoding hairy/enhancer-of-split related with YRPW motif protein 1: protein MKRNHDFSSSDSELDENIEVEKESADENVGMNSPLGSMSPSTTSQVQARKRRRGIIEKRRRDRINNSLSELRRLVPSAFEKQGSAKLEKAEILQMTVDHLKMLHAAGGKGYFDAHALAMDYRGLGFRECLAETARYLSIIEGLDNTDPLRIRLVSHLNNYATQREAHSGLGHLAWGSAFGTPPGHLAHHLLLPQHQQGAPLPRSTTSPPSSSSSSSSSSSSSTSSSSPPAPSSETHGSSRLTGTGIGEAGHGGPLRMPPSAAMSQGLTAQSKLSPPLLTSLSGLAAFPFPLGAFPLLSPGSLGPTTPSSTLGKPYRPWSMEIGAF, encoded by the exons atgaagaGAAATCATGATTTCAGTTCTTCTGACAGCGAGCTTGACGAGAACATCGAAGTGGAGAAGGAAAGTGCCGATGAGAATGT cgGTATGAACTCTCCGCTTGGATCAATGTCTCCATCTACAACATCTCAAGTGCAAGCAAGAAAGCGTCGCCGAGGA ATAATCGAAAAACGGCGCAGAGATCGCATCAACAACAGCTTGTCTGAACTGCGCAGACTGGTTCCGAGCGCCTTTGAGAAGCAG GGCTCGGCAAAGCTGGAAAAAGCGGAAATTTTGCAGATGACAGTAGATCATTTGAAGATGCTTCATGCAGCTGGTGGTAAAG GTTATTTCGACGCACACGCTTTGGCCATGGATTACCGTGGCCTGGGATTCCGGGAGTGCCTTGCTGAGACGGCCCGGTACCTCAGCATCATCGAGGGCTTGGACAACACGGATCCACTCCGCATTCGGTTGGTGTCCCACCTGAACAACTATGCTACCCAGAGAGAAGCCCATTCTGGCCTGGGTCACCTGGCGTGGGGCTCTGCGTTCGGCACCCCACCGGGTCACCTGGCCCACCACCTGCTCCTACCGCagcaccagcagggggcgccactCCCGCGCAGCACCACCAGCCCCCCGTCCtcgtcatcttcctcctcctcctcctcctcctcttccacctcctcctcatctCCGCCTGCACCCTCCTCAGAGACCCACGGCTCCAGCCGGCTAACTGGCACAGGGATCGGCGAGGCTGGGCACGGCGGGCCACTGAGGATGCCCCCCAGTGCAGCCATGTCCCAGGGGCTCACGGCACAGTCCaagctctccccccccctcctcacgtCGCTGTCCGGCCTGGCCGCCTTCCCCTTCCCTCTGGGCGCCTTCCCGCTGCTCTCGCCTGGATCACTGGGGCCCACCACCCCTTCATCCACCCTGGGGAAGCCCTACCGACCCTGGAGCATGGAAATAGGGGCTTTTTGA